Proteins encoded by one window of Salmo trutta chromosome 17, fSalTru1.1, whole genome shotgun sequence:
- the LOC115151601 gene encoding zinc finger protein 287 has protein sequence MSSSVPFHTQLTSIMEVLMNAAVSEICELVDDGYAVLHLEISRSQKENDVLRERLQIMETRNAHGHGKKSVGLANERSIRNNLPVRPVLNLETGENRYNESPMGKELNHLCSDEEHSSKENEDSVKQSCAVMKSMVKEMRKPGCIQIKEERLEGTISLQNYPMIKGESSVESGADEDKRDVIGHTQTDSLFEDYDSHINADQESESTFQKLQHMNVAHHVQRQGYSGLWTPRSTETDSEDPACSYAAEMSPTRVTAHTKQQRQTSVAEETLFAVESHNVKPEAAMLDSGPYEEKYQSSSNDNYYDNDSSNDLHPQNSISSEASENFGNIFSNSQENMRENTARSKVGIVQRYMAGHTIQHRVGKREKRFVCGFCRKSFTCPKYLQSHQRVHTGEKPFSCSQCGKRFGQAGYLKKHQNVHTGEKPFVCPLCGKRFADSSNLIRHKSVHTGERPFICIQCGERFAAKDNLRIHLERNHSGCSSAGDVMSPSIP, from the exons ATGTCGTCTTCCGTTCCTTTTCACACACAGCTCACCTCCATTATGGAGGTCTTGATGAACGCGGCCGTGTCAGAAATATGCGAACTTGTGGACGATGGATACGCCGTTTTACACTTGGAAATATCTCGAAGTCAAAAAGAAAATGACGTTTTGAGGGAGAGGTTACAGATAATGGAGACGCGTAATGCGCATGGACATGGAAAGAAGTCAGTAGGCCTAGCTAACGAGCGCTCCATCAGAAATAACCTCCCAGTGAGACCAGTCCTCAACTTGG AGACTGGTGAAAATCGATATAACGAGAGTCCCATGGGGAAAGAGTTGAACCACCTTTGCAGCGATGAGGAGCATTCAAGCAAAGAAAATGAAGATTCTGTAAAACAGTCTTGTGCTGTAATGAAG TCTATGGTGAAGGAGATGCGTAAGCCTGGGTGCATCCAAATCAAAGAGGAAAGACTGGAGGGCACCATAAGCCTACAGAATTACCCAATGATAAAAGGGGAGA GCAGTGTTGAATCAGGTGCTGATGAAGACAAAAGAGATGTGATTGGGCACACTCAGACCGACAGTCTCTTTGAGGACTATGATTCTCACATCAACGCAGACCAAGAAAGCGAGAGCACTTTCCAGAAGCTTCAGCATATGAACGTTGCACACCACGTACAGAGGCAGGGATACTCAGGCTTGTGGACACCAAGAAGCACTGAAACCGATTCTGAGGATCCAGCTTGCTCTTATGCTGCGGAAATGAGCCCCACTCGTGTCACAGCTCACACAAAGCAACAACGACAGACTTCCGTGGCTGAGGAAACTTTGTTCGCTGTTGAATCTCACAATGTGAAACCAGAGGCTGCAATGCTTGATTCTGGACCCTATGAAGAAAAATATCAATCTAGCAGTAATGATAATTATTATGATAATGACAGCAGTAATGATTTGCATCCGCAAAACAGCATCTCTTCCGAGGCTAGTGAAAACTTTGGAAATATTTTCTCTAACAGTCAAGAAAATATGAGAGAGAACACAGCAAGGTCAAAGGTGGGCATAGTCCAACGCTACATGGCAGGACATACAATTCAGCACAGGGTTGGCAAGCGAGAAAAACGGTTTGTTTGTGGCTTCTGCAGAAAAAGTTTCACTTGTCCAAAGTATCTTCAGTCTCACCAGCgggttcacacaggagagaaacccttcagctgtTCTCAGTGTGGGAAGAGGTTCGGCCAAGCTGGTTATCTGAAGAAACATCAGAACGtccacacgggagagaaaccATTTGTTTGCCCACTGTGTGGAAAGCGGTTTGCGGACTCTAGTAATCTGATCAGACACAAGAGTGTTCACACAGGAGAAAGACCCTTCATCTGCATACAGTGTGGGGAGAGGTTTGCTGCAAAAGACAACCTTAGAATTCACCTAGAGAGAAACCATTCTGGTTGCTCAAGTGCTGGAGATGTTATGTCACCGAGTATACCATGA